A window of the Bacteroidales bacterium genome harbors these coding sequences:
- the nspC gene encoding carboxynorspermidine decarboxylase produces MNNIPSPCFVIEEKKLLKNLELLQFVRKQAGVDILVALKGMSFWHYFPLMKKYLSGACASSLNEARLIFEEMGVKAHTYAPAYEESDFDKLLEMSCSVTFNSLNQWNKYKDKMVQRPEISAGLRINPGYSEIETDIYNPAVPGSRLGIPAEQMPDKLPDGISGLHFHVMCEQDSFVLERVLKVIEEKFSHLLRQAKWINLGGGHHITRADYDVNHLIDLLKNFKLKYPNLNVILEPGEAVGWKTGNLIATVLDIVENAGIKTAILDVSFSAHMPDTLEMPYKPVIIGADEPDVFDYVYRMGGSTCLAGDFMGDYSFPNALEIGDKIEFEDMIHYTMVKTTLFNGVKHPSIGKIDLNGKFTLLRTIGYEQYKERLS; encoded by the coding sequence ATGAATAATATTCCTTCTCCTTGCTTTGTTATTGAGGAAAAAAAATTGTTAAAAAACCTTGAGCTTTTGCAATTTGTCAGAAAACAAGCTGGAGTTGACATCCTTGTTGCTTTGAAAGGAATGTCTTTTTGGCACTATTTTCCATTGATGAAAAAATATTTAAGTGGAGCTTGTGCTAGTTCTCTAAATGAGGCTAGACTTATCTTTGAAGAAATGGGTGTGAAAGCTCATACATACGCTCCTGCTTACGAAGAAAGTGATTTTGACAAATTGCTTGAGATGAGTTGTAGCGTTACTTTTAATTCGCTTAATCAATGGAATAAATACAAGGATAAAATGGTGCAGCGTCCGGAAATTAGTGCTGGCTTACGTATTAATCCCGGATATTCTGAAATTGAAACAGATATTTATAATCCAGCTGTGCCTGGCTCTAGACTTGGAATACCAGCAGAGCAGATGCCTGATAAATTGCCAGATGGAATTTCTGGCTTACATTTTCATGTGATGTGCGAGCAAGATTCTTTTGTGTTAGAACGTGTTTTAAAGGTTATTGAAGAAAAATTCTCGCATTTATTGAGGCAAGCAAAGTGGATAAACTTAGGAGGTGGGCATCATATTACTCGTGCAGATTATGATGTAAACCATTTAATAGATTTATTGAAGAATTTCAAATTAAAATATCCTAATTTAAATGTGATTTTAGAGCCCGGCGAAGCTGTAGGCTGGAAAACAGGCAATTTGATTGCAACAGTGCTTGATATTGTCGAAAATGCAGGCATAAAAACTGCAATTCTTGATGTTTCTTTTAGTGCTCACATGCCTGATACTTTGGAAATGCCGTATAAACCTGTAATTATTGGAGCAGATGAGCCTGATGTGTTTGATTATGTTTATAGAATGGGTGGCTCAACATGCTTGGCGGGCGACTTTATGGGCGATTATAGCTTCCCTAATGCTCTTGAAATTGGCGATAAAATTGAATTTGAAGATATGATTCATTATACAATGGTGAAAACAACTTTGTTTAATGGAGTTAAGCATCCTAGTATTGGAAAAATTGATTTGAATGGCAAATTTACGCTATTAAGAACCATAGGCTACGAGCAGTATAAAGAAAGACTTTCGTGA
- a CDS encoding rhomboid family intramembrane serine protease, protein MILINTIVFLLVLLNNLNNFLFNIQNTDGTLSGILYYMALPAEISQLSSRPWTLITTMFVHAEFWHYFFNMLMLYFSGIIFTRILNERKIWIAYILGGILGSVFFVFSYNFFPVFEAVLPKSYAIGASAAIMSVLFTVSVYAPNYIIRLIFLGSIKLKYIALIFVLLDIFSISASNPGGHIAHLGGAAFGAIYGLFLSKGFKLKPKFSINNVFKRKRKMKANVNENYNKRAETDEEYLYRKSKENKKIDEILDKISKSGYSALTKEEKDFLFKKGQ, encoded by the coding sequence TTGATACTAATAAATACTATTGTTTTCTTATTGGTATTGCTAAATAATTTAAACAATTTCCTTTTTAATATTCAAAATACTGATGGCACTTTGTCCGGGATTTTGTATTACATGGCTTTGCCGGCAGAAATTTCGCAACTTTCAAGTCGCCCTTGGACGCTGATTACAACTATGTTTGTGCATGCTGAGTTTTGGCATTATTTCTTTAACATGCTAATGCTCTATTTTTCAGGGATAATTTTTACAAGGATTTTAAATGAAAGAAAAATATGGATTGCTTATATCTTAGGCGGAATCTTAGGTTCTGTGTTTTTTGTGTTTTCGTATAATTTCTTTCCTGTTTTTGAAGCTGTGTTGCCTAAAAGCTATGCAATTGGAGCTAGCGCTGCTATTATGTCAGTTTTATTTACAGTATCGGTATATGCTCCTAATTATATAATACGTCTGATTTTTTTAGGAAGTATTAAGCTAAAATACATTGCTTTAATTTTTGTTTTATTAGATATTTTTAGCATTTCGGCTTCAAACCCGGGTGGACATATTGCTCATCTTGGAGGTGCGGCTTTCGGAGCTATTTATGGCTTGTTTTTGAGTAAGGGATTTAAGCTAAAACCTAAATTTTCTATTAACAATGTTTTTAAGCGAAAACGAAAAATGAAAGCAAATGTTAATGAAAATTATAATAAAAGAGCCGAAACAGACGAAGAATATCTTTACAGAAAATCAAAAGAGAATAAAAAAATAGACGAAATCCTTGATAAAATTTCTAAAAGCGGATACTCAGCATTAACTAAGGAAGAAAAAGATTTTTTATTTAAGAAAGGGCAGTAG
- a CDS encoding saccharopine dehydrogenase family protein: MGRILIIGAGGVGSVVAHKCAQLPEVFTEIMLASRTKSKCDLIAQKIGGNRIQTAEVDADNVEQLTKLLKEYKPKIVINVALPYQDLHIMDACLNAGVSYLDTANYEPIDEAKFEYSWQWAYQDRFKEAGLTAILGCGFDPGVTSVFTAYAKKHYFDEMHYLDIVDCNAGDHGKYFATNFNPEINIREVTQNGLYYENGKWVETKPLEIHKVIEYPNIGPKDSYLLYHEELESLVKNFPKLKRARFWMTFGQRYITALEVLQEVGMTSIKPIIYKGIEIVPLQFLKAVLPDPGSLGENYKGETSIGCQIRGIKDGKDRTYYVWNNCSHEKAFKETGAQAVSYTTGVPAMIGAKMFLENKWSGAGVFNVEEFDPDPFMADLNKYGLPWHEEVDKPLPVEKK, encoded by the coding sequence ATGGGAAGAATATTAATTATCGGAGCAGGTGGAGTTGGATCTGTTGTTGCTCATAAATGCGCACAATTACCTGAAGTATTTACAGAAATAATGCTGGCAAGCAGAACAAAATCAAAATGTGACTTAATAGCTCAGAAAATTGGCGGAAATAGAATACAAACAGCAGAAGTAGATGCTGATAATGTTGAGCAATTGACAAAGCTTTTAAAAGAATACAAACCAAAAATAGTAATAAATGTAGCTTTGCCTTATCAAGATTTGCATATTATGGACGCATGCCTAAATGCAGGAGTTAGCTATTTAGATACTGCAAATTATGAGCCTATTGATGAAGCGAAGTTTGAATATAGTTGGCAATGGGCTTACCAAGATAGATTTAAAGAAGCGGGACTTACAGCAATTCTTGGTTGTGGCTTTGACCCTGGTGTTACAAGCGTTTTCACAGCTTATGCAAAGAAGCACTATTTTGATGAAATGCACTATCTTGACATTGTAGATTGCAATGCTGGAGACCATGGTAAATATTTTGCTACAAATTTTAATCCTGAAATAAATATTAGAGAAGTTACTCAAAATGGATTATACTATGAAAACGGAAAATGGGTAGAAACAAAGCCATTGGAAATCCACAAAGTCATTGAATATCCTAATATTGGACCTAAGGATTCTTATTTGTTGTATCATGAGGAATTAGAATCTTTGGTTAAAAATTTCCCTAAATTAAAAAGAGCTAGATTTTGGATGACTTTTGGGCAAAGATATATTACAGCATTAGAAGTGTTGCAGGAAGTTGGCATGACATCTATAAAACCAATAATTTATAAGGGAATTGAAATTGTTCCCTTGCAATTTTTAAAGGCTGTTTTACCAGATCCAGGAAGCCTTGGCGAAAACTATAAAGGCGAAACTAGTATTGGATGCCAAATTAGAGGTATTAAAGACGGAAAAGACAGAACCTATTACGTGTGGAACAATTGTAGCCATGAAAAAGCTTTTAAAGAAACAGGAGCTCAGGCTGTTAGCTATACAACTGGCGTGCCTGCAATGATTGGAGCTAAAATGTTTTTGGAAAACAAATGGAGTGGGGCAGGGGTGTTTAATGTTGAAGAATTTGATCCAGATCCATTTATGGCTGATTTGAATAAATATGGTTTGCCTTGGCACGAAGAAGTTGACAAACCGCTACCTGTTGAAAAGAAATAA